One segment of Argiope bruennichi chromosome 11, qqArgBrue1.1, whole genome shotgun sequence DNA contains the following:
- the LOC129956540 gene encoding hexokinase-3-like has protein sequence MPEKGSSYLEPNQGCMVVTPDLPPKLLQKSLCPLQKNDAISPPVKAFSFDEIYIIREAAIPDIVQMVHRERSAFRIKLQDKYKANLIEEYMSQYILSDEKINLIKRNFEKEFEDGLRRFDDTAPRDPNARPDDPVIQDTSTLGMKVTFFAEFFNGTENGDFIVIYLNRRYLMVMLAKVKPGFPVETQRDYFIVSENVRRSPYIKIYEYICDCLLAFLSKLNLLNETHIVGFCSDFPIIQLGIDDGTVWYFTESASDFPLNCYNIRQCFEMVLLRERYHAVKIELVAILNNNTSMYINSCYLFGEIDMFLNFVDDCDLLYCENTSKIKKWNVLNIAERILIDTELRNFGGNGGLDFIASDLERLAVTTSVTTDKRATLEKFVSEQYILEEIKYILVDLYHKLLYCRNTSIEKLQTEGVSVMELCSFTDAKELEHLARLLPGGTTGGSIDDAKIALYVIKIVLVRAAVLISMCISRVMSRFLKEDFIIVVNYPLLRKHPDYETYIRNVTMKFMPEKKFQILWAEDSFNLNGAALATALAHRLDRKKLHF, from the exons atgccggAAAAAGGAAGTAGTTACTTGGAGCCAAATCAGGGCTGTATGGTGGTGACTCCAGACCTTCCACCTAAACTTTTACAGAAATCTCTCTGCCCGCTTCAAAAGAACGACgccatttcgccacctgtt AAAGCATTCTCTTTTGATGAAATCTACATTATTAGAGAAGCAGCAATTCCTGATATTGTCCAGATGGTCCATCGAGAACGTAGTGCTTTCAGAATTAAG CTGCAAGACAAATATAAAGCTAATCTTATTGAAGAATACATGTCACAATATATACTTTCTGATGAGAAGATAAAtcttatcaaaagaaatttcgaaaagGAATTTGAAGATGGCCTGCGGCGCTTCGATGACACAGCCCCTCGTGATCCAAATGCCCGTCCTGACGACCCAGTAATTCAAGATACAAGCACTCTTGGAATGAAAGTAACATTCTTCGCCGAATTTTTCAACGGAACTGAAAATGGTGATTTTATAGTCATATACCTGAACAGGCGCTATCTGATGGTAATGTTAGCTAAAGTCAAACCCGGATTCCCAGTAGAGACTCAAAGAGATTATTTTATTGTAAGTGAAAATGTTCGAAGATCACCCTACATCAAGATTTACGAATACATTTGTGATTGTTTGTTAGCATTCCTTTCTAAACTTAATCTTCTTAATGAAACACACATAGTTGGATTTTGTTCCGATTTTCCTATTATCCAATTAGGTATTGATGATGGAACTGTCTGGTATTTCACTGAAAGTGCTTCAGATTTTCCTCTTAACTGTTACAATATTAGGCAGTGCTTCGAAATGGTTCTGCTGAGAGAAAGATATCACGCTGTTAAAATCGAACTCGTCGCCATCTTGAATAATAATACCAGTATGTACATCAACTCGTGCTATCTGTTTGGCGAAATAGACATGTTTCTAAATTTCGTTGATGACTGCGATCTCCTGTATTGTGAGAATAcatcaaagattaaaaaatggaatgttttGAATATCGCTGAAAGAATACTCATCGATACAGAACTCAGAAATTTCGGAGGAAACGGTGGTCTGGACTTCATTGCTTCAGATCTTGAGCGGCTGGCTGTGACGACATCTGTTACTACAGATAAACGTGCCACGCTGGAGAAGTTTGTCTCAGAACAGTATATTTTAGAGGAAATCAAATATATCTTAGTCGATCTTTATCATAAATTGCTATACTGCCGAAATACATCAATAGAAAAACTGCAAACCGAAGGAGTATCCGTCATGGAGTTATGCAGTTTCACTGACGCCAAGGAATTGGAACATTTAGCAAGACTGTTACCAGGTGGAACAACTGGTGGATCTATAGATGATGCCAAAATTGCTTTGTACGTAATCAAAATCGTGTTGGTAAGAGCAGCTGTGTTGATTTCCATGTGCATCTCTAGAGTGATGTCCAGGTTTTTGAAAGAAGATTTTATAATTGTTGTGAACTATCCTTTGTTGAGAAAGCACCCGGATTACGAAACTTATATCAGAAATGTTACGATGAAATTCATGCCggagaagaaatttcaaattctgtGGGCAGAAGATAGTTTTAATCTAAATGGAGCTGCTTTGGCAACAGCTTTGGCCCATAGACTTGACAGAAAAAAGCTTCACTTTTGA